From a region of the Corallococcus coralloides DSM 2259 genome:
- a CDS encoding pyridoxal phosphate-dependent aminotransferase, with protein sequence MSRFSLRTAFPRTPNPLSQAVAERHARGLPLLDLAETNPTRVGLPPPDVDLGALPGPFRYTPEPFGLPTAREAVAAHLRKRGASVDAAHVVLSASTSEAYGWLLKLLCDPGDNVLLPAPGYPLVDVLARLEGVQARSYRLPAVHGFGLDAARVEDCVDARTRAVVVVNPGNPTGHFLHEGELHALADVCARHGLALVCDEVFSDFAWDEEEGRVTSVAGRRLPCLTFSLSGLSKVAGLPGLKLAWLHVGGPAHARDEALARLEDVADAALSVATPVQLALPALLANAPRFQQALLERVGDNRERLLRARPADAAWDVVPSHGGWSAVLRIPHHPGEEATCLRLLEEGVRVQPGYFYDFGGGAYLVLSLLPTPEVFTAALVPLLRVLSPSADR encoded by the coding sequence GTGAGCCGCTTCTCGCTCCGCACCGCCTTCCCGCGCACCCCCAACCCGCTCTCCCAGGCCGTCGCCGAGCGCCACGCGCGCGGGCTGCCCCTGCTGGACCTGGCGGAGACCAACCCCACCCGGGTGGGGCTGCCCCCACCGGACGTGGACCTCGGGGCCCTCCCCGGGCCCTTCCGCTACACGCCAGAGCCCTTCGGCCTGCCCACCGCGCGCGAGGCCGTGGCCGCGCACCTGCGCAAGCGGGGCGCGTCCGTGGACGCCGCGCACGTCGTCCTCTCCGCCAGCACCAGCGAGGCCTACGGCTGGCTCCTCAAGCTCCTGTGCGACCCGGGGGACAACGTTCTGCTCCCCGCGCCCGGCTACCCGCTGGTGGACGTCCTGGCGCGCCTGGAGGGCGTGCAGGCGCGCTCCTACCGGTTGCCCGCCGTGCACGGCTTCGGCCTGGACGCGGCCCGGGTGGAGGACTGCGTGGACGCCCGCACGCGCGCGGTGGTGGTGGTGAACCCCGGCAACCCCACCGGCCACTTCCTGCACGAGGGCGAACTCCACGCGCTCGCGGACGTGTGCGCGCGCCATGGCCTGGCGCTCGTCTGCGACGAGGTGTTCTCCGACTTCGCGTGGGATGAAGAAGAGGGGCGGGTGACGTCCGTGGCGGGGCGGAGGCTGCCGTGCCTGACGTTCTCGCTCTCCGGCCTGTCCAAGGTGGCGGGCCTGCCCGGCCTCAAGCTGGCGTGGCTGCACGTGGGCGGCCCCGCGCACGCGCGCGACGAGGCCCTGGCCCGGCTGGAGGACGTGGCGGACGCGGCGCTGTCGGTGGCCACGCCCGTGCAGCTCGCGCTGCCAGCGCTCCTCGCGAACGCGCCGCGCTTCCAGCAGGCGCTGCTGGAGCGGGTGGGGGACAACCGGGAGCGGTTGCTGCGAGCGCGTCCGGCGGACGCCGCGTGGGACGTGGTGCCCTCGCACGGCGGCTGGAGCGCGGTGCTGCGCATCCCCCATCACCCCGGAGAGGAGGCCACCTGCCTGCGGCTCCTGGAGGAGGGGGTGCGCGTGCAGCCGGGCTACTTCTACGACTTCGGCGGCGGTGCGTACCTCGTGCTGTCGCTGCTGCCGACGCCCGAGGTCTTCACCGCCGCCCTGGTGCCGCTCCTGCGCGTGCTCAGTCCGTCGGCGGATCGATGA
- a CDS encoding ABC transporter substrate-binding protein, with amino-acid sequence MRALGMMTLGMALLSSGCSFTTAGGLSECTTSSDCGSNSVCTSGFCLPQPAGCGQVVGATSAANPIVLGAALPLTNASGNAEIEQQRFNGLKLALDEVNQAQGVGGRQFVMYVCDTGADVSRAVTQADWMVNDKGAVALFSAGSAQTLAIHEVTTPKNVLLMSHTATSSAFTTLSDKNGGSVGLVWRTTPSDVLQGRVIANVLQGVTPINDPGVTFTPPTKVGVAYVSDSYGTGLFDAIQNRIPNKDNVAGAQYSRNEAVSGAVSRLVSFKPDMTVLAGFPEDNSRLLLEAIDAKVGTAFGNRWFLTDASKDRTLLTSRKEVETELSGTYGTAPASARPNDSTYKLFADRFITAYSTDPGQYSFTAHAYDAMYLVALGSAYAVGGDTNNPQPVTGPRIAEGLTKLTPASGQTATSYPLGSTQFTAAREALRGGAVIDVKGASGELNFNNETGEAPSPYELFKVTGTTFRTVQLIDPPTD; translated from the coding sequence ATGCGCGCGCTGGGAATGATGACGTTGGGCATGGCGCTGCTGTCGTCCGGGTGCAGCTTCACCACGGCGGGCGGCCTGTCCGAATGCACGACGAGCAGCGACTGCGGCAGCAACAGCGTCTGCACCTCCGGGTTCTGCCTGCCGCAGCCCGCGGGCTGCGGCCAGGTGGTGGGCGCCACGTCCGCGGCGAACCCCATCGTGCTGGGCGCGGCGCTGCCGCTCACCAACGCGAGCGGCAACGCGGAGATCGAGCAGCAGCGCTTCAACGGCCTGAAGCTGGCGCTGGATGAAGTGAACCAGGCGCAGGGCGTGGGTGGCCGTCAGTTCGTCATGTACGTCTGCGACACCGGCGCGGACGTGAGCCGGGCGGTGACGCAGGCGGACTGGATGGTGAACGACAAGGGCGCGGTGGCGCTCTTCAGCGCGGGCAGCGCGCAGACGCTCGCCATCCATGAGGTCACCACGCCCAAGAACGTGCTCTTGATGAGCCACACGGCCACGAGCTCCGCGTTCACCACGCTGTCGGACAAGAACGGCGGAAGCGTGGGCCTGGTCTGGCGCACCACGCCCTCGGACGTGCTCCAGGGCCGCGTCATCGCGAACGTGCTCCAGGGCGTCACGCCCATCAACGACCCGGGCGTGACGTTCACCCCTCCGACCAAGGTGGGCGTGGCGTACGTCAGTGACTCGTACGGAACGGGCCTCTTCGACGCCATCCAGAACCGCATCCCCAACAAGGACAACGTCGCGGGCGCGCAGTACAGCCGCAACGAGGCCGTGAGCGGCGCGGTGAGCCGGCTGGTGTCCTTCAAGCCGGACATGACGGTGCTGGCGGGCTTCCCCGAGGACAACTCGCGCCTGCTGCTGGAGGCCATCGACGCGAAGGTGGGCACGGCCTTCGGCAACCGCTGGTTCCTCACCGACGCCAGCAAGGACCGCACGCTGCTGACCTCCCGCAAGGAGGTCGAGACGGAGCTTTCGGGCACGTACGGCACGGCCCCCGCGTCCGCGCGCCCCAACGACTCCACCTACAAGCTCTTCGCGGACCGCTTCATCACGGCCTACAGCACGGACCCCGGGCAGTACTCCTTCACCGCGCACGCGTACGACGCCATGTACCTCGTGGCGCTGGGCTCGGCGTACGCGGTGGGCGGGGACACCAACAACCCGCAGCCGGTGACCGGCCCGCGCATCGCGGAGGGGCTCACGAAGCTGACGCCCGCCTCCGGCCAGACGGCGACCAGCTACCCCCTGGGCTCCACGCAGTTCACCGCGGCGCGCGAGGCACTGCGCGGCGGCGCGGTCATCGACGTGAAGGGCGCCAGCGGCGAGCTGAACTTCAACAACGAGACGGGCGAGGCGCCCTCCCCCTACGAGTTGTTCAAGGTGACGGGCACCACCTTCAGGACCGTGCAGCTCATCGATCCGCCGACGGACTGA